The Amycolatopsis japonica nucleotide sequence CTCGAACCGTTCTTCGCGTGGCGTTCGCTGTGGGTGCTGATGGAAGAAGGCCAGTACAAGTTCTACCGGCTGCGTGACGAGCTGACCTACTACATCGCTTCGACGCCGCCCGAAGAGCTCGATCAGGCCGTGTTGCGCGAGAGATTCGACCAGTACCAGGCGATCTGGGACCTCGTCGGGAACAGCTGGCTGAAGTATCGCCAAGCCGACAAGGCGAACTAGGTCATCGCCTCGGTTGTGGCATCGCCTAGGCTGACCCGTGCCCCGGTAGCCCAACTGGCAGAGGCAGTCGACTTAAAATCGACACAGTGCGGGTTCGATCCCCGTCCGGGGCACGAACGGCGTCCCGGACCTGAAGTGTTCCGCTCTGTGGACATGCTGGTCCGCGCGGTCGGCCGCTGCCGACAATGAGCCGCATGACCGGAACCGGCCTGACCGACGAAGCCACCTATGACCGCACGCGGATCGAGCAATGGCGGGCGGGGAAGGCGCTGTCGCGGCGCGGGATGCTCCAGCTGACGGCCGGCGGCTCACTCGCGCTGACGGCGCTCGGCGCGCTTCCGTCCGGCACGGCATCGGCGGCCACACCGATCGTGAAACCCCTGCCGCCGGAGATCTTCGAGGTCTACGGCACCAACGCGGAGACGCGCTGGGAGGCGCTGAGCGGCCAGGGCTACCTGACTCCGGTCGAGCGGTTCTTCGTGCGAAACCACACCGCCACTCCGACGATCGACGTCGGCACCTGGCGGCTGAAGCTCTTCGGGAGCGGGCTGAGTGGTGGGCCCGTCGAGTTCAGCTACCGGGATCTGCTCCGCTTGCCGTCGGAGACGATCACTTCCGCCATCGAATGCGCGGGCAACGGACGGAGCTACTTCACCAGCCAGCAAGGGCAAACGGTGTCGGGCACGGCCTGGAAGCTCGGCGCGATCGGCGTCGCGCGCTGGCGTGGTGTCCGGCTCGCCACGGTGCTGGCCAAAGCGGGCCTGACGCGGAACGCGGTCGACGTCCTGCCGGAGGGGCTGGACGCCGATTACGTCACCGGCGGGGTCAACCTGGGAAAGGTGCGCCGTCCGCTACCGGTCGCGAAGGCGCTGCAGGACGTTCTGCTGGCGTACGAGATGAACGGCCACCCGCTTCCGCCGGATCACGGCCATCCGGTGCGGCTCGTCGTACCCTCCTGGGCCGGGATCTCGTCGATCAAATGGCTGGGGCGCATCGAAGTCTCCGAAACGCCACTGGTGTCCCCGTGGAACACGCAGTACTACCGGCTGCTCGGGCCGGACTATCCGGCGGAGGGCACGCTCGTGACCCGGCAGGTGGTCAAGAGCGCGTTCGAACTGCCCTGGAACGCCGAGTTCGCGGCCGGTGACAGGCAGGTGCTGCGCGGGCGCTCGTGGTCGGGCAACGGCCGGATCAGGCGGGTCGACGTCGATACCGGAAGCGGTTGGCGGCAGGCGAAGTTCGTGGGCGCGGCGGCGGATCGAGGGTGGCAGCGCTGGGAGATCCCTTGGCGCGCCGGTGTTCCCGGTGTCCACACGCTGCGGGCGCGAGCCACGGACATCACTGGTGTCACCCAGCCCGAGGTCACCCCGCACAACACCCAGGGCTACCTGTTCGACGCCGTCGTCCGGCATCCGGTCCGGGTGGTGTGAGATGACGCAGTCGGTCGCGGTGAGCATCGAGCCGACCGTCGAGCTGACCCTGGCGTTGCGAGTGAGCACCGACTCCGAGCACGCCGCCACTATCGCCGCACGCCTACTTGAGTCCTTTGAGGACACTGTCGGTGTGACGCTGACGGCACGGACCGTCCAAACCGGCCAGGTCGTCGAACTCGCCGGACGGCGGCGATCCAGTGAGTCCGGCCCGCCGCTGCGGATCGAGCCGGATTCGCGGCGAGTGCTGTTGCGCGGCGAGGTACTGGAGTTCACCAGGCTCGAGTTCGACCTCCTGCTGTTCCTGAGCCGGAATCCGGACCGCGTCTTCGACCGCATCACGCTGATGGAGCGGGTGTGGGGTCTGTCCGGCGGCAACGTCCGGACCGTGGACGTCCACGTCCGCAAGATCCGCGGCAAGCTGGAACCCGTGCTGACACCGATCGCGACGGTGCGCGGGGTCGGTTACCGGTTCGACGGGGCAGGCCAGGTGCTCATCGCGGACTGAGTGACGATCTCGGTGCGTCAGTCACTCACTCAAGTCGTTATTGGTTACGGTGCGATGACGAGGGATCCTCCGAGGTAACACAACGCGACACTTTCTCGAATTGTCAGACACTCGGCTGATCCGCGGCCTCTAAGCGGTCGCCCTCGATCTCTTGGAGATGTCTGACATGTACGCCCCGAACCCGCCATCGCCCGTACCCACGGCCCATCCGGTTCCGCGTCCCACGAAGTTCGCGGGACTCGCTTGGACCGCGCTCATTCTCGGCATCGTCGGTGTCGTCGGCTCTCCGATCATCTTCTTCAACAACCTCACGGCCGTGGTCGCCGGTGTCGGGTTCGTCCTCGGCGTGATCGCGCTCTTCGGCTCGAAGAAGATCCTCGCCGCCATCGGCGTTGTCTTGTGTGTGCTGGCCGTCGTCTTCACAGTCATCGCCCAGGGAGCGGCGGTGAAGGAACTGAACGAAAAGCTCGGTCTGCCCGAATCGGACAAGAAGGCCAGCGGCCAGATGTACGCCGTGGGAGAAACCCATCGAGGCACTGCCGTGGACATCACCGTCTCGGACCCGAAGGCTTTCACCACCGGTGAATACGCCGCTCCGGCTCAGAATGCGAAGGCGACGAGCTATCAGGTGACGGTCGTCAACCACTCGGACAAGCCGTGGTCCGCGGCGATGCTGCTCGTTCAAGCCACCATGGGCAACACCAGCGCCGAGCAGGTCTTCGACACCAACGCCGGCCTCGGCGGGACACCGAGCCAGGACATCCTGCCGGGCAAGGAACTCACGTTCAGGGTCGGGTTCGTCGACGCACCGGGAGACGTGACGATCCAGGTCGGCGCCGTGACGGATGACAAGGTGTATTTCGTCCAGAAGCGCTGATGCGGGATGGGAAGATCGAACCGTGAATCCCACTTACGTCCTGCTCCACGGTTCCAACAGCGCCTCGTTCACCTGGGGACCGCTGCAACGCGAGCTCGCCCTGCTCGGCCACCGCACGCTGGCCGTCGACCTTCCCGGACACGGCTTCGCCGCCGGTTTCCACCCCGCTTACCAGGCGCCGCAAGACCTCGAAGCGCTGGCCACGGCGCCGTCGAGCCAGGCGGGCGCCACCTTGGCCGAGGCCGTCGAGCAGGTGGTGGACGTCGTGCGCAAGGTCGCCGAGCACGGTCCCGTCATCCTGGTCGGGCACAGCCGCGGTGGGCTGCCGCTCACCGGCGTCGCGAACGCCGTCCCGGAGCTGATCGACCGGATCGTCTACATCTCCGCGTGGTGCTGCGTCGACGCGACGGTGGGCAAGTACATGCAGGGGCCCGAGTACGCGAGCAGCGCGTTGAACGACGTCGGCGGGGTCGTCGTCGCGAATCCGGCCGAACTCGGCGCGCTCCGGATGAACTGGCGCACCGCCGATCCCGCGCTGCTGGCCGCGTTGAAGACCGCGATGATCGAGGACGGCACCGACCAGGAATTCTTCGCCTACCTCAACACTCTCGAACCGGACGAGAGCCTCGACGCCGGGACCGAACTCGCCGACGCCGCCACTTGGGGCCGGATCCCGCGCACCTACATCAGGCTCACCGAAGACCGGTCGATGCCGCTCGCGCTGCAGGACCGTTTCATCAAGGAGGCGGACGCGCTCACCCCGGGCAACGCGACGGACGTGCGGTCGCTGACGAGCAGCCACGTCCGTTTCCTCGTGCATCCGCAGGAGGCCGCCGCCATCCTCGCCGGGCTCGCGTGATGACGGACGCGCGGTTCACCAAAGGGCATCTGATCACCTTGCTGATCAGTTCCGCGATCGGTGTGGGATTCGGTGCCGGATGGTGGTTCTTCGGTGCCTCCTCCGTCGGCGACGGATCGACGCCGCTGGTCGTCGTGGGCATCGTCGCGGTGCTGGGCTTGGTGGGCTGGCTGGTCCTGACCGCCCGCCGGGGCGCCGGGCTGCCCGCGGGCGGCGGCCGGGAGGAAAGCCCGTTCGGCAAGCAGTACGGGATCGCCGTGCTGCTCATGCTGGTGGGGATCTTCGCCGGGGCCAGGGTGCTCTCGGCGGTTTTCGACCTTCCCGAAGCCGTGCCCGCCTGGGTGCTCTTCGTGGTCGGCCTGCACTTCCTGCCGTTCGCGAAATTGTTCGGCTCACGGCGTTTCCTGGTGCTGAGCGCCTTGTTGTGCGCTGTCGCCGTGCTGGCCGCCGTGCTCGCGATCGCGGGCTGGGCCGCGGCCTGGCAGCTCCTGCCCGGCTTCGGAGGCGCCGTGGTGCTCTGGGGGACCGTCGCCGCCGGGCTGCTCGCGACGGAAGGTCAGGGAGCGACGAGCCCGGCTTCGTAAGCGAAGATCGTCAGCTGGACCCGGTTGGTCGCGTCGAGTTTCGCGAAGATCCGGGTGATGTGGGTCTTCACCGTCGCCTCGCTCAAGTGCAGTTCCACGCCGATTTCGGCGTTGGTCCCGCCTTGAGCGACGGCGGTGACGATCTGCCGCTCGCGTTCGGTCAGGGTGCCCAGCCCGGCTCGCGCCCGATGACGGCGCGGGCTCGTCCTGGTCGCGACGAAATGCCCGATGAGTTTCCGCGTCGTCCTCGGCGAGAGCATCGCCTCACCCGCCGCGACCACGCGCACCGCGTCGATGATCTCCTGGGGCGAGCCCTCCTTCAGCAGGAATCCGCTGGCGCCCGCGCCGAGCGCGTCGAAGACGTATTCGTCGAGGTCGTAGGTGGTGAGCACGAGAACCTTCGGCGGATTGGGCAGCGCGGTGACCGCGGCGGTCGCGGTGAGGCCGTTCATCCGCCGCATCCTGATGTCCATCAGCACGACGTCGGGCGCGTGCATGGACACCTTCGGCACGGCTTCGTCCCCGTCGCCCGCTTCCGCGACGACCTCGATGTCGCCCGTGCTGGACAGGATCATCGACAAACCGGTTCGCACGAGCGGGTCGTCGTCGACGAGCAGCACTCGCAGTGGGCGCTGGTTCACCCGGACAGGTTAGTGGTGTCCCCACGGTAGCCAAGCCCGGACGGCGAATGTGCGCTCTTCGGTGGGGCCCGCGCTGACGTTCCCGCCGATCAGCGTGACACGCTCACCGATCCCGGCCAGTCCGGCGCCCGCGCCCGGCGGCTTTCCCGCCGCGGCGATCGCGGGCAGCGGATTGACGACCTCGACGGTGAGCCCGTTCCCGGGCCCGCCGCGAACCGAAACGTCGGCCGTCGCGCCCGGAGCGTGTTTCAGGATGTTGGTCATCGACTCCTGCACGATCCGGTACGCGGTCGTGCCGAGCAAGGCCGGCGCGCCGCCCGCGTCGTCGAGCAGGATCGTCACGTTGACCCCCAAACCGGCCCGGCGGGCATTGGCGACGAGTTCGGGGATGTCCGCCAGCGTCGGCTGCGGCGGCTCCGGATGGATTCCGTTCTCGCTGTTTTCGCCGAAACCCTGGCCATCACGGAGGACCCCGATGACCTGCCGCAGATCTTCGAGCGACTGGCGCGCGGTCGTGCGGACGGTCTTCGCCGCCTCCGTCGTCGCGGGCCCCTTGCTGACTTCGAGCGCACCGGCTTGCAAGGACAGCAGCGAGAGCCGATGCCCGAGGACGTCGTGCATCTCGCGCGCGATCCGGGTGCGTTCCGCGCGGCGGGTCATTTCGGCGCGGAGTTCTTCTTCCTTGGCCTCACGGATCGCGAGCGTGTCCTGCATCCCGCGGACGACTCCGACGGTGAGCGGCACGGCCGTCATCACGACGGCGACCGTCAACGTCCCCATCAGCTGCACGGCGGAGAACTGCTTGCCGACGATCTGCCCCGCGACGGTCACGTCGGGATGGCGGTTGGCGTCGCCGAACAACGCCCACGCGGTCGCGACGTAGACCAGGACGGACCCGCTCCACAGGACGCGGTCGCGGCGGCGCGCGGCCAAGGCGGCGAGGGCGACCAACGCGGCCAGCGCGTCGGACCGGAAACAGAGCGGCGGCACCAAGGCGATACCGAGGACGAGTTCCGGCCATTTGTGCCGCCAGCAGAGCATGACCGCGGCCGCGATCCCGGTGAGGAAACCGAGCGTGGACCACCACGTCGGGTCGAAGGATTGCGTCGCCGGAAGGTAACCCTGGGCGCTGAAGACGAAAATGCTGCTGATCACGCACGCCGCGACCGCCACGACGGTGAGCACCACACCGAGCACACGCCTTGCCATGCGCTGAGCGTACGCAAACCCGCTTGGCCGGAGGCATCAGCGGAAGCGGTCCTTCACGGCGCGTGGATTACGACTTTCGTCGTACCGGGTTCGCGCGCCGAGGACGACGCGGACACCTCGCGATCGCTGGTTGTATGCCGCCTCGTTCATCCCTTTGGAAAGGAAAATCCCCCGTGACCCAGCAAACCCCCTACACGCCGGCCCCGCAAGCCCCCGCCAGCCCGATGCCGCCCCGCAACGGCATCGGCGTCACGGGCTTCGTCCTCGGCCTGGTGGGGCTGGTCTTCTCCCCGATCCCGTTCGTCGGCGTCATCGCCTGGCCGCTGGTGATCCTCGGCCTGATCTTCTCGATCATCGGGCTGATCCGCGTCAAGAACGGGAAAGCCTCCAACAAGGGGCTCTCCATCACCGGTATCGCCTTGTCCGCGCTCGGCCTCGTGGTCTGCGTGGTGTGGATCTTCGTGTTCAACGCGGCGGTCGACGAGGTCAACAACGAAATCAACCGCACCGCGAAGGTGTCCTACGAGATCACCGGCGACGCCACGAACGTCGAGGTCATCTACGGCGAGGTCCTCAACCCCGTCACGGAGACCGTCCCGGCGCTGCCGTGGAACAAGGAAGTCGAGAACAAGGGCGTCTACAAGGGCGGGACGCTCACCGTCACGACCGGCGAGACCGGTGGATCCGTCACCTGCAAGATCACCGTCGACGGCGCGGTGGTTTCCACCAAGACCGCTTCCGGCGAATTCGCGATGGCCGCCTGCACCGGAGTGTGACGGTCGGACCGTGAAAGGCCTCCTTCGCCATTCTCGGGGTGGCGGGGAGGCCTTCGCGTTTCCGGCATGATGCGGTCATGACCGAGCCCGTCCATCCGTTCGCCCCACCCGCCGACGAACGTCACTGGATCGAAACCGTCACCGAACTGGCGAAGGACTTCGCCGCGAGCGCCGCCGAGTTCGACGAAACGGCCGAGCTTCCCATCGACAACCTCCGTGCCTTGCACGCGACCGGACTCGACGGGGCGACCTTGCCCGCGGAGTTCGGCGGTGAGGACCTCAGTTATCGGACCTACGGCGAGATCGTCCGGATCCTCAGCGCGGCCTGTTCTTCGACGGCGTGTATCTGGGTGATGCACATCGGCGCCGCCGTCGGGCTCGCCCAGTTGTCCGCCCCCGATGTGGGTCGCTTCTACGCCGACGAGCTGATCGGCGGCAAGCGCTTCGCCAACGCGCTGTCGGAACCGAGCAGCGGCAACATGTTCCTGATGCCGCAACAGGTCGCCGAGCCCGTCGACGGCGGGTACCGGCTCACCGGTGCCAAGCGATTCGTCTCCGGTTGCGAGGTCGCCGACCACTTCCTGGTCAACGCGCTCGTCGGCGGCGTGCCCACGTTCTTCGGCGTGGCGCCGGACGACACGATGACCTTCGTGCCCATCTGGGACACGATGGGTTTGCGCGCCAGCCGAAGCCAGCTCGTCTCGTTCGAAGGCACCGTCCTGCGGGAGGACCGCCGGTGCCCGCCACCGACCGTGCAGCGGCCGAACCACATCGCGGCCGGCCTCGCCTTCCTGTCACTGGGGATCGCCGACGCGGCGGAGCAGGCGCTGATCTCGCACGCCCGGAGCCGCGTCATCCCGGCGACCGGGGAGCCGCTCGCCGAAATGCAATGGCTGCAGTTCGAAGTCGCGGACGTTCACGCCCGTCTCGAAGCGTCGCTCATGTACGCCCGGAACATGGCGTGGCTGGCGGATCAGAACTCGCCGGAGTTCCTGCCCACGACCATGACGGCGAAGGTGCTCGCGAACGACATCGCCCGCGACGTCGCCCAAGTCGCGCTGAAAGCGGGCGGAGGTTCGGGCTTCCTGCGCACTTCGCCGATCCAGCGGCTGTTCCGGGACGCGCAGGCGGGCGGGCTGATGGCCTATTCGGCCGAAGTCAGCAAGGACCGGATCGGGAAGACCGTGCTTCTGCCGCAGGACTGACCTCGGATGGCCGGCCGGGTGACGTCAAGCCCGGCCGGTCCCGCCGGAGCGGGTCAGCAGCAGCCGCTGCCGCAGCAGTCGCAATCGCACCAGTCGTCGTTCCGCATGGTCATCCACCTCCTCCCTCGGGTCCGCATTCGGGCGGGCACCAGGCGCCGGGAAGCGGATCGGCGCATTCGTCGCCGGACATCCCGGACAGCAGGGAAGTGAGCTCGGCGCGCAGCTCGCCGAGGCGCGCCATCTCCGCTTCGATTTCGGCGAGATGGCGTTCCAGCATGGTTTCGGCGGGTTCGCACGGGCACACCCCGGTGTCGCGCACGCTCAGCAGGTCACCGATCTCCGTCAGCGTCAGCCCGAGCCGCTGGGTGCCGCGGATGAACCGCAGCCTGTCGATGACGTCCTCGTCGTAGCGCCGGTGTGCCCCGGTCGTCCGCGCGGGCGCGGGCAGAAGACCGATGCGCTCGTAGTAGCGCACGGTGTCCGGCCGGACTCCGGCGCGAGAGGTCACTTGGGACATGGTCAACGCCGTCAGCGCCTTCGCCGCTTCGGTTCGCATGATCCGAGGGTAGAACCTGGACCCGGCTCCAGAATCAAGTCCGAATTCGACGGGGCTCACGAAGAGAAGACGACGGCCCGGCGCGTCCGCATCATTCGAAAGGGTGGAAACGGCGAGAGGACGGCACGGTGACTGACTTCCGGTACGTGATCAGGGACCTCACCACGGAGGGCGAACAGGTCGATGCCCTGGTGGCCGGCCTGGACGACACGGGGTGGGAGCTGCCGACACCCGCGGCGGGCTGGTCGGTCAAACATCAGATCGCGCATCTCTCCTTCATCTTCAAGATCGCCGGGTTGTCCGCGAGCGAGCCGCAGAGGTTCGCCGAAGTCATGAAGAGTTCGATGGCGCGCGGTTTCGACGCCGCGGTCAACGCGGCCCTCGACGACTACCTCGGAGACCCCAACGAGGTCGTGCTCAGCCGCTGGCGTGCCGAACGCGACGCCGGGATCAAGGCGCTCGCCGCGGTCCCGGCGGACCAGGTCGTCCCGTGGCTGGTCAACCCGCTGCCGCCGGCCATCCTCGCCTGCGCCGGGATGATGGAGCTGTTCGCCCACGGCCAGGACATCGCGGACGCGCTGGGAGTGCGGCCGGAGCGGACGGACCGGCTCGCGTACCTCGTCGGTTTCGCCGTCCGGGTCCGGGACTTCGGCTACGAGGCCCGGGGCCTGACCCCGCCGGAGCAGGAGTTCCGGTTCGAGATCACCGCGCCGTCCGGGCAGCTGTGGACGTTCGGGCCCGAGGACTCCCGGCAGCGCGTCACCGGGAGCGCGGAGGACTTCTGTCTGCTGGTCACGCGGCGCCGTCACCGCGACGACCTCGACGTCCGGGCCGAGGGCGCGCTGGCGGACCATTGGCTCGACATCGCGCAGGCGTACCGCGGTCCGGCGGGCGAGGGACGCTCACCGGGACAGTTCGGCCGGTGAAGATCCCGCCACCTTCGCGGTGATCGGGCATCCTGGAAGTCGCGGTCGGCTCCGCTCGGTGCGATCGTCGATGGCACACGGGGTCTAGGAGGCGATCGTGGCACGGGTGTGGCTGATCCGACATGGCGAAAGCGAATCCAACGCGGGGCTTCCCGGCGGCGAACCGGGTGCTTCGGCGTTGACCGAACTCGGCAGGCGGCAGGCCGTCGAAATCGCGGATTCGCTGGCCGAACCGCCTCGTTTGATCGTGACGTCGCCGTTCTTACGGGCGCGGCAGACCGCCGAGCCGACGATGGAGCGGTTCCCCCAGGCGGAACGTGAGGAGTGGCCTGTCCAGGAGTTCACCTTCCTCGGCGAACTCCATGGACAGGTCACCACCACCGCCACCCGCAAGCCGTACACGGAGGCCTACTGGTCCCGTGCCGATCCGCACCACGCGGTGAACGGCGCGGAATCGTTCGCGGCCCTCTTCGGCCGGACCCAGGAATTCCTGGCACGGCTGGGAGAACGGGAACCCGGGCCGATCGCCGTCTTCACGCACGGGCTCTTCATCCGCGCGGTCATGTGGTCACTGCTGACCGGGACCACCACCCCGGACAGCGCGGCCATGCGCGGATTCCGCACCTTCGCCGACACCTACGTCGTGCCGAACGGCAACATCACCGAACTGCGGTACACACCCGGGAAGCGGATTCCGCGCATGGTGGTCCCGCTCGCGTCCCGGTTCGCCGACCTCTAGGGCTTCAACAGCAGCCGGAGCTCGTTCACCCCGGTCATGTGCGGGCTGGGGATGAACGACGGCGGAACGGCCGGGTCGGTGCGCAGATCCGGGAAACGGTCCAGCAGGATGTTGAGCGCCGTCTTGCCTTCGAGCCTGGCGAGCGGGGCGCCGATGCAGAAATGGATCCCGCGTCCGAAGGCCAGATGCGGGTTGTGCGCCCGCGCCGGATCGAAGACGCCCGGATCCGTGAAGGTGCGCGGATCCCGGTTCGCCGCCGCGACCCAGATACCGAGCATGCTGTCCGCCGGGATCGTCTGGCCACCCAATTCGACTTCGGTCGTCGTGGCGCGGGCGACGAGCGCGAACGGGCTGAGGAACCGCAGGGATTCCTCGATGGTGGCGGGCAACAACGTACGGTCCGCACGGACACGCCGGTACTCGTCCGGATGGGAATCCAGGCACAGCACCGTGTTCCCGAGCAGCATCGTGGTGGTGATGTGCCCGGCGAGCAGCAGCACGTTCGCGAAGTTGACGACTTCGTTCTGCGTGAGTTTCGTGCCGTCGACCTCGGCTTCGACGAGTTTGGTCAGCAGGTCCTCGCGCGGATTCCGCCGTCGATCGTCGACGTGCTCGGAAAGGTAGTTCACCAGGTTCTTCACCTGCGCGGACGTTTCCTCCGCGGCTTTCTTGTCCTCTTCGGTCTGCTTGATCAACGACCGTTGCTGGCTGTTCCGCAGCAACGTGTCGACCCATTCCTTGAACAGGTCGCGATCGCTCGCCGGGATGCCGAGAAGTTCGGCGATGACGATCACCGGCAGCGGATAGGCCAGATGGGTCACCAGTTCCATCGAGTCCGCGCCGTCGACCGCGTCGAGGAGTTCGTTCGTCAAAGCGGCGATGCGCGGTTCGAGATCCGCCACGACCTTCGGCGTGAAGGCGTGGCTCACCAGCGTGCGCAGTTTCTTGTGATCCGGAGGATCCATCTGGAGCAGGTTGCCTTCGACGAACAGGTCCTTGTCCGGCGAGATCTCCTTGGGGATCAGCCGGGTGGTGTCGGAAGAGAACACCTTGGGATCACTCAGGGTCTTCAACGCCTCGGCGTGGCCGTAGACGTTCCACATGCCCGTCTCGGC carries:
- a CDS encoding cytochrome P450 encodes the protein MTTIAETWGVHEAQFWLRDEFPADPVRFDAETGMWNVYGHAEALKTLSDPKVFSSDTTRLIPKEISPDKDLFVEGNLLQMDPPDHKKLRTLVSHAFTPKVVADLEPRIAALTNELLDAVDGADSMELVTHLAYPLPVIVIAELLGIPASDRDLFKEWVDTLLRNSQQRSLIKQTEEDKKAAEETSAQVKNLVNYLSEHVDDRRRNPREDLLTKLVEAEVDGTKLTQNEVVNFANVLLLAGHITTTMLLGNTVLCLDSHPDEYRRVRADRTLLPATIEESLRFLSPFALVARATTTEVELGGQTIPADSMLGIWVAAANRDPRTFTDPGVFDPARAHNPHLAFGRGIHFCIGAPLARLEGKTALNILLDRFPDLRTDPAVPPSFIPSPHMTGVNELRLLLKP
- a CDS encoding heavy metal-responsive transcriptional regulator, with protein sequence MRTEAAKALTALTMSQVTSRAGVRPDTVRYYERIGLLPAPARTTGAHRRYDEDVIDRLRFIRGTQRLGLTLTEIGDLLSVRDTGVCPCEPAETMLERHLAEIEAEMARLGELRAELTSLLSGMSGDECADPLPGAWCPPECGPEGGGG
- a CDS encoding alpha/beta fold hydrolase gives rise to the protein MNPTYVLLHGSNSASFTWGPLQRELALLGHRTLAVDLPGHGFAAGFHPAYQAPQDLEALATAPSSQAGATLAEAVEQVVDVVRKVAEHGPVILVGHSRGGLPLTGVANAVPELIDRIVYISAWCCVDATVGKYMQGPEYASSALNDVGGVVVANPAELGALRMNWRTADPALLAALKTAMIEDGTDQEFFAYLNTLEPDESLDAGTELADAATWGRIPRTYIRLTEDRSMPLALQDRFIKEADALTPGNATDVRSLTSSHVRFLVHPQEAAAILAGLA
- a CDS encoding DUF7010 family protein encodes the protein MTDARFTKGHLITLLISSAIGVGFGAGWWFFGASSVGDGSTPLVVVGIVAVLGLVGWLVLTARRGAGLPAGGGREESPFGKQYGIAVLLMLVGIFAGARVLSAVFDLPEAVPAWVLFVVGLHFLPFAKLFGSRRFLVLSALLCAVAVLAAVLAIAGWAAAWQLLPGFGGAVVLWGTVAAGLLATEGQGATSPAS
- a CDS encoding response regulator transcription factor; its protein translation is MLLVDDDPLVRTGLSMILSSTGDIEVVAEAGDGDEAVPKVSMHAPDVVLMDIRMRRMNGLTATAAVTALPNPPKVLVLTTYDLDEYVFDALGAGASGFLLKEGSPQEIIDAVRVVAAGEAMLSPRTTRKLIGHFVATRTSPRRHRARAGLGTLTERERQIVTAVAQGGTNAEIGVELHLSEATVKTHITRIFAKLDATNRVQLTIFAYEAGLVAP
- a CDS encoding DUF4190 domain-containing protein, whose protein sequence is MPPRNGIGVTGFVLGLVGLVFSPIPFVGVIAWPLVILGLIFSIIGLIRVKNGKASNKGLSITGIALSALGLVVCVVWIFVFNAAVDEVNNEINRTAKVSYEITGDATNVEVIYGEVLNPVTETVPALPWNKEVENKGVYKGGTLTVTTGETGGSVTCKITVDGAVVSTKTASGEFAMAACTGV
- a CDS encoding acyl-CoA dehydrogenase family protein, translating into MTEPVHPFAPPADERHWIETVTELAKDFAASAAEFDETAELPIDNLRALHATGLDGATLPAEFGGEDLSYRTYGEIVRILSAACSSTACIWVMHIGAAVGLAQLSAPDVGRFYADELIGGKRFANALSEPSSGNMFLMPQQVAEPVDGGYRLTGAKRFVSGCEVADHFLVNALVGGVPTFFGVAPDDTMTFVPIWDTMGLRASRSQLVSFEGTVLREDRRCPPPTVQRPNHIAAGLAFLSLGIADAAEQALISHARSRVIPATGEPLAEMQWLQFEVADVHARLEASLMYARNMAWLADQNSPEFLPTTMTAKVLANDIARDVAQVALKAGGGSGFLRTSPIQRLFRDAQAGGLMAYSAEVSKDRIGKTVLLPQD
- a CDS encoding sensor histidine kinase, whose amino-acid sequence is MARRVLGVVLTVVAVAACVISSIFVFSAQGYLPATQSFDPTWWSTLGFLTGIAAAVMLCWRHKWPELVLGIALVPPLCFRSDALAALVALAALAARRRDRVLWSGSVLVYVATAWALFGDANRHPDVTVAGQIVGKQFSAVQLMGTLTVAVVMTAVPLTVGVVRGMQDTLAIREAKEEELRAEMTRRAERTRIAREMHDVLGHRLSLLSLQAGALEVSKGPATTEAAKTVRTTARQSLEDLRQVIGVLRDGQGFGENSENGIHPEPPQPTLADIPELVANARRAGLGVNVTILLDDAGGAPALLGTTAYRIVQESMTNILKHAPGATADVSVRGGPGNGLTVEVVNPLPAIAAAGKPPGAGAGLAGIGERVTLIGGNVSAGPTEERTFAVRAWLPWGHH
- a CDS encoding TIGR03084 family metal-binding protein, encoding MTDFRYVIRDLTTEGEQVDALVAGLDDTGWELPTPAAGWSVKHQIAHLSFIFKIAGLSASEPQRFAEVMKSSMARGFDAAVNAALDDYLGDPNEVVLSRWRAERDAGIKALAAVPADQVVPWLVNPLPPAILACAGMMELFAHGQDIADALGVRPERTDRLAYLVGFAVRVRDFGYEARGLTPPEQEFRFEITAPSGQLWTFGPEDSRQRVTGSAEDFCLLVTRRRHRDDLDVRAEGALADHWLDIAQAYRGPAGEGRSPGQFGR
- a CDS encoding sulfite oxidase, which codes for MTGTGLTDEATYDRTRIEQWRAGKALSRRGMLQLTAGGSLALTALGALPSGTASAATPIVKPLPPEIFEVYGTNAETRWEALSGQGYLTPVERFFVRNHTATPTIDVGTWRLKLFGSGLSGGPVEFSYRDLLRLPSETITSAIECAGNGRSYFTSQQGQTVSGTAWKLGAIGVARWRGVRLATVLAKAGLTRNAVDVLPEGLDADYVTGGVNLGKVRRPLPVAKALQDVLLAYEMNGHPLPPDHGHPVRLVVPSWAGISSIKWLGRIEVSETPLVSPWNTQYYRLLGPDYPAEGTLVTRQVVKSAFELPWNAEFAAGDRQVLRGRSWSGNGRIRRVDVDTGSGWRQAKFVGAAADRGWQRWEIPWRAGVPGVHTLRARATDITGVTQPEVTPHNTQGYLFDAVVRHPVRVV
- a CDS encoding winged helix-turn-helix domain-containing protein, yielding MTQSVAVSIEPTVELTLALRVSTDSEHAATIAARLLESFEDTVGVTLTARTVQTGQVVELAGRRRSSESGPPLRIEPDSRRVLLRGEVLEFTRLEFDLLLFLSRNPDRVFDRITLMERVWGLSGGNVRTVDVHVRKIRGKLEPVLTPIATVRGVGYRFDGAGQVLIAD
- a CDS encoding histidine phosphatase family protein; the protein is MARVWLIRHGESESNAGLPGGEPGASALTELGRRQAVEIADSLAEPPRLIVTSPFLRARQTAEPTMERFPQAEREEWPVQEFTFLGELHGQVTTTATRKPYTEAYWSRADPHHAVNGAESFAALFGRTQEFLARLGEREPGPIAVFTHGLFIRAVMWSLLTGTTTPDSAAMRGFRTFADTYVVPNGNITELRYTPGKRIPRMVVPLASRFADL